The nucleotide sequence CCTGCCATCGTCCCCGATATCCCAGGCAACCGTGAGTGGGTCATCCCAGGGGAGAACGGTTGGCTGTTCCCTGATGGAGATGCTGAGGCCTTAGCTTCTGCCATATTGTTGGCCGTCGAGCAACGCCAGCGCCTACCAGAGATGGGACGTAAAGCCCGCCAGCTGGCTGAAGAGCGGGCTGACTGGCAAAAGAACTTCCCCCAGCTTGAGAAAGCTTACCAGCTGGCTCTAGCATAAGCTGCCTTCAATAATCATTCACCCTACCCAACCATGCATAAAATCGCCATCATCCAGGCCCGTATGTCCTCGTCCCGCTTGCCAGGTAAGGTCCTCAAAGATATTGCTGGCCGTCCCATGCTCCAGCATGTCATTGAACGCAGCATGCGCGCTCGCCTGGTCGATGGGATCGTCGTCGCCACTACGCTTGATCCATCCGATGACGAGCTGGCTCAATTTTGTCATCGCCTGGGCATCTCTTGTTTCCGCGGCAGCCTGCCGGATGTGCTCGACCGGTATTATCAGGCAGCCCGTCAGTACCACGCCGATGTCATCATTCGCCTGACCGCTGATTGCCCATTGATCGATCCCGACGTGCTCGACCTGACCGTGAAAGCTTTTTGGGGTGCAGAATTATCACAACCGCTGGCTGGCCCGCTTACCAAGCAGCACGCTTTCGATTTCGCTGCCAACCGCCTGCCACCTCCCTGGAAGCGGACGATTCCCATCGGCCTGGACGTGGAGGTGTGTTCCTTCACAGCCCTTGAAAAAGCTTGGCATCAAGCTGACCAGCCTTACCATCGTGAGCACGTGATGCCATCTATGTATGAAGGCGTGGTCTTTCCCCTGTCTGATTCATCAAAACAGTCGGAGTGGTATGTAGACAGCGGCCAGACGCCACACGGCTCAAAGGTGGCCCTGCTTAACCACGCACCCGATCTGGGCAGTTTACGCTGGACAGTCGATACCCCCGCCGACCTGGAGTTCGTCCGACAGGTGTACGCCAACTATGGAGCTTACCAGGTCTTCGGCTGGCAGGATGTATTAGCCCTCCTGAAAGCTGAACCTGAGCTGGCGATGATTAATGCCGGCGTAGCCCACAATACCGCCTTTGATGTTGACCAGCGTACTGCGCGATACTAGCCGGCCATATGCCCTCCACTGATCCCTTCCTCACTATCTTCACAGCCCCCAAGCCTTTCACCGAACCGCATATCAGCCTGATCCAGCGTAATGCCATCCAATCCTGGCTGCACCTTGGGGATGAGGTGGACGTGCTCCTGGTCGGTGATGAGCCGGGGATGGCTGAGTTTGCTGCCGAAGCAGGCCTCCTGCACCTGCCAAATGTTACCCGCAATCAATTAGGCACCCCTCTGGTCAGCTCGATCTTTTCGCTGGCACGCCAAGCCAGCACCTCACCGTTATTGGCCTATGTCAATGCCGACGTCCTGCTCACCCCGCAAATCCTGGACATTGCCCGGCAGGTATACTGCCAGGCCAAACAGTTCCTCATCGTCGGCCAGCGCTATGATCTGGACGTGCAGCAGCCACTCGAGTTCAACGCCGGTTGGGAGGTTCAATTGCAGGATGAATTGCAGCGACGGGGCCGGCTGCACCCACCTGCTGGCAGCGATTATTTCATTTTCCCGCGCACGTGCTTTACTGACCTGCCTTCCTTTTCAATCGGCCGGGCCGGGTGGGATAACTGGATGATCTACAACGCCCGCCTGCAACATATGCCCGTTGTCGATGCTACAGCCTCCATCCCGGTGATCCACCAGGATCATGATTATTCGCATCTCCCCAACGGCCAGCCCCATTATCGCCTGCCCGAATCATCGGAGAATACCCGCCTGGCAGGTGGCCGGCGCTCCATCTTCCACCTGGAAGATGCCGACTATAGTCTCCAGGATGGCCAGCTGAAGCGTATTCCCCTGCGTGGCCGTAAGTTGCTTCGCCAGGTCGAGACTTATCCCCTGCTTGAGCTGCACTCGCGCTTCCTGGCAGATATCAGCTTTGCCGTCTTTCATCCGGTGAAAGCCTGGAAAGAATTTCGCGGTCGCCTGGCCTACAAGCTCAGCCACTCACATCCAACTCATGCCTGAAATCGTCCAGCATTGCCCCTTGTGTGGATCAGCCACTCATTCACCCTTCGATGAACGCCACTTTCGCGGCTATAGAGTGATCAACGTGATCTGCCAGTCCTGTGGACTGGTTTACCAGTCCCCTCGTATGGATGAAGCTGAAAGCCAGGCCTTTTACCAGGCTGAGTACCGCCTGCTCTATCAGGGCCAGGAAGGGCCCAACACCAAAGACCTCAAGGTCCAATCGCAGCGGGCAGAGGTGACCCTGGAATTCATCCAGCCGCATATCAAATCGGCTTCACGCCTGCTCGACATTGGTTGCTCGAGCGGGTTGCTGCTGCAAAAATTCTCGGCATACTTTCATGCCAGTGCCTGGGGAATCGAACCCGGCGATATGTACCGCCAGTATGCGCAACTGGCCGGGCTGGAAGTATTCACCTCACTGGATGAGCTTAAACAGGCAGGGTCGCCGCCATTTTCACTGGTCAGCATGATGCATGTATTGGAACATCTGCCCGACCCCGTGGGTTACCTGGCTGACCTCCGTCTACACCGGCTTGAGCAAGACGGCTGGCTTCTCCTGGAAGTCCCTAACCTGTACGCCCATGACAGCTTTGAAGTAGCCCACCTGGTCTCCTACAGTCCGCATACCCTGAAACAGGTGGTTGAAAAAGCTGGTTACCGGGTGGCAGCGCTTCGCAAGCATGGTCAGCCGCGCTCAAAACAACTCCCTTTATATATCACACTGCTGGCAATCCCCAGCCCGGTATCCACTTACAAGCTTAAACCAGAACACTATGTCCACCTGCGCCGCCAATGGGGATTTTTTAGGCGTAGGTTGGTCCAACGCATCTTCCCTTACCAGGCCTGGTTGCCAGTGGAATAACCAAGAGTCAATTATGCCCAGAATTGGTATCAACCCGAATCGTGGTCAACAAAGCCAGTACAGCCCTTCCCGAATCACCCTGGCCATGCTGACCTACCTGCCTAACCAGGCTGGTTATTTTGCTGAGCGCCTGGCGGTCACCCGCCTGAGCCTGGACAGTCTGATTGCCAACACCCCAAAGCCATATGATTTGATCGTTTTTGATAACGGTAGTTGCCCTGAGCTTGTTAGCTATCTTTGCCAGCTGCGCGACAGCGGACAAATAACTTTCCTGATCCTATCCAGCGAGAATATCGGCAAGATCAGCGCCCTGCAGGTCATCTTTCGGGCTGCTCCAGGGGAGATCGTGGCCTACAGCGATGACGATGTGTTCTTCCTGCCAGGTTGGCTGGAAAGCCACCTAAAAATCATGGAAACTTACCCTCAGGTTGGCCTGGTGACCGGTTTTTACATCCGCTCCCACCTGCGTTATGCCACTCAGACTATCGAAGCTTTTGCCACGCAGCCTGACGTGCAGGTTGAGCGCGGCTTCCTCATCCCGCCTGAGCTGGAACAGCATTACATCGCTAACATGGGTCGCACAGCCGAGTCATACCAACAGGAGGTTAGCGGTCTGCAGGATATCAGGCTCACCTACAAAGGCCTGACCACGCTGGCTTCGGCTGGGCACCACCAGTTTATCGCCCCGCGCCAGCTCATGCTCAGCATACTTCCAGGCTGGGACACCAATTTGATGGGCCGCATGGTTGAGCTTGAAAATGCTGTAGACCAGCGTGGCTACCTGCGCTTGAGCACCATGAACCCGGTCACTCGCCTGTTGGGGAATGTGATCAGCACTGAAAACGCCGGTGAAGCGCAGCGCCTGGGGTTAGCTACCCAGGCTGGGCAAGTATCGAAACCTCCCACTGGGTTAGCAAGCCGTCTGCTAAAATTCCCGCTCGTCAGGCGCCTGGCCCTCGGGATGTATAATCGTCTTCATCTGCTGATTAACTCATGAGATACCTGATTGCCGGTTTTGGCTCGATTGGTCGACGACACTTTCGCAACCTCCTAACACTGGACGAGCGCGATATTGTCATTTACCATACCCACCACTCCACCCTACCAGACGATGAGCTGCAAGGCTTTCCTGTCGAAAGCGACCTGCGCGCCGCACTGGCTCACCAGCCTAATGCGGTCATCATCGCCAATCCCACCGCCATGCACCTGGAGGTCGCCATCCCGGCTGCCCAGTATGGCTGCCACTTGCTGATCGAAAAGCCCATTTCACATTCATTAGCTCGCCTCGACAATCTGGAGCAGGCTGTCCAGGATAACCATTGCCAGGTGCTGGTTGGGTTCCAGTTCCGCTTCCATCCTGGCCTTCGTACAATGAAAAAGCTCCTGGATGAAGGGACGATTGGCATACCCTTATCGGTTCGCGCCAGCTGGGGAGAGTATCTACCCGGTTGGCACCCCTGGGAAGATCACACCCAGGGGTATGCAGCCCGAGCAGAGCTGGGTGGAGGTGTGGTGCTCACCCTGTCGCATCCACTGGATTATTTAAGCTGGTTGTTGGGAGAAGTTGCATCCGTGTTTGCCTTCACCAGCCGCCAGGGTTTACAGCTCCCCGTAGAAGATTCCGCCGAGATCGCCTTGCGCTTCAAAAATGGCACGATTGGCAGCCTCCACCTGGATTACCTTCAACGCCCAGCCTCCCATACCCTGGAAATCATCGGCTCACTGGGCACGCTCCGCTGGGACAATGCCGATGGGATTGTCCGCATGGGCAAAGTTACCATGAACAACAATGCCGTCGCCACGCAGGAATTCTACCCCCCCGAAGGTTTTGAGCGTAACAGCATGTTCCTGGATGAGCTGCGTAACTTCCAGGATATGATCCACGGTAGAGCCCAGCCGCTGTGCACACTGAAAGATGGCAAAGTGGCACTCCGCCTGGCCCTGGCTGCCCTGCAGGAGCAGCTGGTCAACTTTGAATAAGCCTGACTCAACCTTCTGAGTGCGTAATAGATAATCAATCCTTCCCACCAATAACCGAGATAGTGGAAACCCTATGAAACAAGACAGTATCATGCACAAGTTCGACCTGACCGGCAAAGTTGCGGTTGTCACCGGTGGACCTGGCCTGCTCGGCAGGGAATTCTGCCGCACGTTGGCGGAAGCGGGTGCCCGCGTGGTAGTTACTGATATTAATGCCAGTGCGGTTAATGCCCTGGCCACTCAATTAATCGAGGCTGGCTATCATTGCCTGGGTGTAGCCACCGATGTTACCCAGCCCGAGTCGGTTCAGAACCTGGTGGAGGAAACCCTGGCCAGCTTCGGTCGGCTGGATATCCTCGTAAATTCGGCTGCTCTCGATCCCAAGTTCGACTCTGCAGCACTGGACGAGATGGCGAAACAGGGGGCAGTTTCTGGCGCATTTGAAGAATACCCCCTGGAGCAGTGGAAAGCCGGCGTAGACGTCAACCTGACTGGCATGTTTCTGTGCTGCCAGGCGGCGGTCAAGCCCATGCTATCCCAGGGCAAACAGGGTTCCATCATCAATATCTGCTCCACTTACGGCCTGGTCGCTCCCGACCAGCGCATCTACCAGCGCGATGGCCGACAGACCTTGTTCAAGCCGGTATATTACTCAGTCACCAAAGCCGGTGTATTGGGGCTCACCCGCTATCTTGCAGCCTACTATGCCGGAACAGATATCCGCGTTAATGCCCTCACACCAGGTGGCATTTTCAACGCTCACGATGAGACCTTTTTGAAAGCCTATACAGCCCGGGCAGTCATGGGCCGCATGGCAAATAAAGATGAGATGAACGGCGCTTTGCTTTTCCTGGCTTCGGAGGCCTCCTCATATATGACCGGCTCCAACTTGGTGGTCGATGGCGGCTGGACTGCCTGGTAGCCCGGTATCAGTGAGAATCCCATGGAAATCCTAGTCCTAATTCCTGCTCGAGGTGGCTCAAAGAGCATCCCGCGTAAAAATATTAAGCTGCTCGCCGGTTACCCGCTTTTGGCTTACTCCATCGCCACTGCGCTTCACAGTCAGCTGGTCACCCGCACCATCGTCTCCACCGACGATGAGGAGATCGCTCGCATCGCCCAGCACTATGGGGCTGAGGCACCCTTCCTGCGCCCGCCTGAGTTTGCCCTCGATGGCACTACCGACCTGCCCGTCTTCACCCATGCTCTGGAGTGGCTGTCAGAGAATGAATCCTACCAGCCGGATATCCTGGTGCAGCTGCGCCCCACCTCTCCCATCCGCCCGCCCGAGATTGTCGACCAGGCTGTGCAGATCCTGCTGGATCACCCCCATTCCGATTCGGTGCGCGGCGTTATTCCATCCGGTCAGAATCCCTTCAAGATGTGGCAGATCAATGATGTAGGCCACATGACACCCCTGCTCAGCCTGCCAGGTGTGCCTGAGCCATTCAATGCCCCTCGCCAGGAGTTGCCCCAAACCTTCTGGCAAACTGGCCATATCGACGCCATCCGTCTTGCAACCATCCTGAAAAAGAATTCCCTCAGCGGTGAAGTAATCTACCCGTTGCTAATTGACCCGCGCTACGCGGTCGACATCGATACCCAGCGTGATTGGCAGCGTGCGGAGTGGATCATCACCCAGGCCCAGCTGCCCATGGTTCATCCAGGCCATGGCCGGCGCCCCTTACCCAAGCCGGTAGACTTGCTGGTCTTAGATTTTGACGGTGTGATGACGGATGATCGGGTGTGGGTCGACCAGACTGGGCATGAAACGGTAGTTGCCAACCGCCGCGACGGCATGGGTATCTCGCTGATGCACAGAGCGGGCATTCCGATGATTGTGCTCTCTACTGAGCCCAACCCGGTGGTAGCTGCTCGCTGCCGCAAGCTAAACTTACCGTTCATCCAGGGGCTGTCGGATAAAGCAACCACCCTGCAACAGGTACTTCACGAACGCCAGGTAGACCCGGCCCACGTGGTGTATCTCGGCAATGATGTCAACGACCTGCCGTGTTTCCCGCTAGTTGGTTGTGCGGTGGTCGTTGCCGATGCACATCCTGATGTCATCCCCCATGCCGATCTTGTGCTTACCACGCCAGGTGGAGCAGGCGCGGTACGGGAGTTATGTGATCGCATATTAAATGACCTGCGGCAGGTATAGTTACCTTCTTCCTTAACAATAGATGATTTGTTTATATAGAAAGGTAAAACATCATGGCAAGTGAACTTATTATCGGAAATCGAAAAGTCGGGGAAGGGCATCCAACCTACATCGTCGCTGAAATCGGCATCAACCATAATGGCAGCCTCGAAATCGCTAAATCATTGATTGACGTGGCGGTTAAAACCGGTGTGGATGCCATCAAGCTGCAGAAACGCACTCCTGAATTGTGCGTGCCTCCCGACCAGCAGCAGCATATGCGCGAGACCCCCTGGGGGTATATCTCTTACCTGGATTACCGCTATAAGCTCGAGTTTGGGTTAAACGAATACCAGGAGATCGACCGTTATTGCAGGCAGAAGAACATTCCCTGGTTCGCTTCGGTGTGGGATGAGCCTTCAGTGGATTTCCTCAAGCAGTTCAATCCCGTCTGTTTCAAGATTCCCTCCGCCTCCCTGACGGATAAGGGCTTGCTCCTGCATGTACGCGAAACAGGCGCACCCGTCATCTTATCTACCGGCATGTCGACCATGCAGCAGATCAGAGCAGCAGTGAAAACATTGGGGGAAGATAAATTGCTCATCACCCATGCTACCAGCACCTACCCCTGCGACCCGGCTGAGCTTAATCTAAAGATGATCCGCACCCTTACAAAGACATTTAATTGTCCCATCGGTTATTCTGGCCATGAAGTTGGCCTGATCCCCACCGTAGTGGCAGTTTCCATGGGCGCTTGCCTGGTCGAGCGTCATATCACCCTCGATCGTGCCATGTGGGGCAGCGACCAGGCTGCCTCGGTCGAGCCGGGTGGCATGGAACGCCTGGTGAAATACATCCGCGTCACCGAGCAATCCATGGGTGATGGGGTCAAACGGGTCTATGACAGCGAGGTGCCCTCCTTACGCAGGTTGCGCAGGGTGAAGGACTAGCATTTCGTTTGGTTTAATTGCTAACCTGGCACTAATTATCACTCGAATAATATCAGGTAATTTAAACCTGGTAGTCACTCCCACCAGTCTTTTTCACTCATGCCCAAAATTGAACAGATCAGCAAGATTATAAGCGAACGCTTCAGGCGCCTGAGCCATAATGTTCAGGTGCATCGCTTTGCTACCCAGGTCAGTAAAGCTGGTAAACCTGATCCTCAGGCAAAACCGGTCATCTTCTTCAACGCTTCCACCCGCCTGGTGGGAGTCAGCCTTAACGCTGGTTTTTCCTTGCTTACTTCCTGGGCACTTCGCCTCCAGAAAGTACCGGTGGTTCAGTTCGTCTGCCAGGCGGGCATGAGCCGTTGTGTCTTGGGCACTGACCGGAATGATTTCGATAAGCTTCCTCCCTGTAAAGCGTGCATCTCCCAATCACGCTGGCTATATTCCACGATCTTGGCGGTCCCATTTTCCTTCCAGGAAGATAGCAAGCTAAGTGACTCAATCAGCAGTCTCCCACTGGAAGGATTGATGGGCTTCTCAACGCCGCTGCCACCAGCTGCGCAAGAGACTGGCCCTGTTCTAGCGTTCATCCCCCTCGGTCAGCTGGTGCTCCCCTCCATCCGCTGGGTGCTGCGCCGTCACCACCTGCTGGATGATGAGCCAACCCGCTTTCTTTACCGCCAATACATCCTTTCCGCTTATCACCTCGCTCAAAGGTTCTCCCTCCTGCTTGCTCAAACCAATCCCCAGGCGGTGATACTGTTTAACGGCCAGTTTTTCCCTGAAGCCACTGCCCGTTGGGTCGCCCTGCAGCATGGTATCCGTAGCATCACGCATGAAGTGGGCTTACAACCCTTCAGTGCCTTTTTTACCACCGGTGAAGCCACAGCTTACCCGTTGCACGTAGCGGATGACTTTGAACTGAGCGAGACTCAGAATGAGCGCCTGGATGCCTACCTCTCCCAGCGCTTCCAGGGTGCATTCAGCATGGCAGGTGTGCGCTTCTGGCCAGAGATGAAAGGCCTTGACGAAGATTTTCTCAAAAAAGCTTCAGGGTTTAAACAGATTGTTCCCGTCTTTACCAATGTCATCTTCGATACCAGCCAGCCCCACTCCAATATCGTCTTTCCTCACATGTTCGCCTGGCTTGACCTGGTCTTGGAAGCTGTCCGTGCCCACCCAGAGACTTTGTTCGTGTTGCGCGCCCACCCCGACGAGGTCCGCCCTGGGAAGGCCAGCCAGGAAAGCGTCAACCAGTGGGTCGCAGCATGCCATGCGGATGCGTTATCCAATCTCATTTTTATTGACTCCACCCAGCCCCTCAGCTCGTACGAGCTGATCCAGCGCTCAAAATTCGTGATGGTGTACAACTCCACCATCGGCCTGGAAGCTTCCATCATTGGCACACCGGTGCTGTGTGCCGGACGTGCCCGCTTCACCCAGCTTCCCACGGTCTTCTTCCCCACTACCCAGGCACAGTTCCAGCAGCAGCTCTCTGAATTTCTGGTTGCTGAGGCGATCTCTGTCCCAACTGAATTCAAACGCAACGCCCGCCGCTTCTTGTATTTTCAGCTCTACCGCTCATCGTTGCCATTCGGGGATTACCTTGAGGCCGATTCCCTGCCGGGGTTTGTCCATTTGCGCAAATTTCCGCTTCAAAAACTATCCGGTTTGGCTTCACCAACCATTCGCACCCTGCTGGATGGAATTCTGCGCGACAAAAATTTCCTGTTGGAAAATGACATTGATGGATTCGCCAATTAAGCAGAAACTCGGCTCTCCCCTGACTGACGAGATCCACATCCT is from Anaerolineales bacterium and encodes:
- a CDS encoding short-chain dehydrogenase; its protein translation is MHKFDLTGKVAVVTGGPGLLGREFCRTLAEAGARVVVTDINASAVNALATQLIEAGYHCLGVATDVTQPESVQNLVEETLASFGRLDILVNSAALDPKFDSAALDEMAKQGAVSGAFEEYPLEQWKAGVDVNLTGMFLCCQAAVKPMLSQGKQGSIINICSTYGLVAPDQRIYQRDGRQTLFKPVYYSVTKAGVLGLTRYLAAYYAGTDIRVNALTPGGIFNAHDETFLKAYTARAVMGRMANKDEMNGALLFLASEASSYMTGSNLVVDGGWTAW
- a CDS encoding N-acetylneuraminate synthase, whose amino-acid sequence is MASELIIGNRKVGEGHPTYIVAEIGINHNGSLEIAKSLIDVAVKTGVDAIKLQKRTPELCVPPDQQQHMRETPWGYISYLDYRYKLEFGLNEYQEIDRYCRQKNIPWFASVWDEPSVDFLKQFNPVCFKIPSASLTDKGLLLHVRETGAPVILSTGMSTMQQIRAAVKTLGEDKLLITHATSTYPCDPAELNLKMIRTLTKTFNCPIGYSGHEVGLIPTVVAVSMGACLVERHITLDRAMWGSDQAASVEPGGMERLVKYIRVTEQSMGDGVKRVYDSEVPSLRRLRRVKD